From a single Nematostella vectensis chromosome 3, jaNemVect1.1, whole genome shotgun sequence genomic region:
- the LOC5522126 gene encoding uncharacterized protein LOC5522126, translating to MAVSELFSYKKGSPDREKVWVSIQETLNSIENPKFLLKDKRAVRDRWTLLQTKFKKRIRAEEMASGIDCELLEKDRLIEELCEKEESQTANNKKKTEDKAAAEDVRKKAMQRMGGGKRKAKADGESDEASTSGGKKSRRSGGEVVEFLREKAKAEQESRTEQARQQSLQMELLRKQSEGQMQLTQALVLMLQKMSEK from the coding sequence ATGGCTGTTAGTGAGCTTTTCAGCTACAAAAAAGGGAGTCCTGATCGTGAAAAGGTTTGGGTAAGCATCCAAGAAACGCTAAACTCGATAGAAAATCCAAAGTTTCTGCTGAAAGACAAGAGAGCCGTCCGTGATCGGTGGACCCTTCTTCAAACCAAATTCAAGAAGCGTATAAGGGCAGAAGAAATGGCGAGTGGTATTGATTGTGAGCTTTTAGAAAAGGACCGTCTTATCGAAGAACTATGCGAGAAAGAAGAAAGCCAGACAGCCAACAACAAGAAGAAGACAGAGGACAAGGCAGCCGCCGAGGATGTACGCAAAAAGGCGATGCAGAGAATGGGCGGTGGAAAAAGGAAAGCTAAAGCAGACGGCGAAAGTGACGAAGCTTCTACTTCGGGGGGTAAAAAGAGTAGGCGGAGTGGAGGAGAGGTTGTTGAGTTTCTACGTGAAAAGGCCAAAGCTGAACAAGAGTCCCGAACGGAGCAAGCCAGGCAGCAAAGTCTTCAAATGGAGCTACTCAGAAAGCAATCAGAAGGCCAAATGCAATTAACCCAAGCACTTGTGCTAATGTTGCAAAAAATGAGTGAAAAGTAA
- the LOC116604779 gene encoding uncharacterized protein LOC116604779, with amino-acid sequence MVAPLSNCFGLVDGTVRPISRPGQNQRIVYNGHKRVHSLKFQSVALPNGLIGHMYGPVEGKRHDAFMLMESNILHELENNAFSPTGQAMCMYGDPAYPLRVHLQAPFRNGVLTPMMEEYNSRMSSVRSSVEWLFGEIINDFIFLDFKKNLKLNLSCVGKMYLVCAFLENVITCLYGNTTSEFFGLDPPSIYYYLN; translated from the exons ATGGTTGCCCCATTAAGCAACTGTTTTGGCCTTGTAGACGGAACGGTGCGACCAATATCGCGTCCAGGCCAAAACCAAAGAATTGTATATAATGGTCATAAAAGAGTGCACTCTTTAAAGTTTCAGTCAGTGGCGCTGCCTAACGGCCTTATCGGACACATGTATGGCCCAGTCG AGGGCAAAAGACATGATGCATTTATGCTGATGGAATCCAATATTTTGCATGAATTAGAAAACAATGCATTCTCCCCTACTGGTCAGGCGATGTGTATGTATGGGGACCCTGCGTACCCATTGAGGGTACACCTTCAAGCCCCTTTCCGTAATGGAGTTTTGACCCCCATGATGGAAGAGTACAACTCAAGAATGAGCTCAGTACGGTCGTCAGTAGAATGGTTGTTTGGAGAAATCATCAACGACTTCATATTCTTGGACTTCAAAAAGAACCTGAAACTTAACCTTAGTTGTGTTGGAAAAATGTACCTTGTTTGTGCATTTCTTGAGAATGTAATAACCTGCTTGTATGGAAACACTACTTCAGAGTTCTTTGGTCTTGACCCTCCCTCAATATACTACTACTTAAATTAA